A region of Bradyrhizobium sp. SZCCHNS1050 DNA encodes the following proteins:
- a CDS encoding dioxygenase: MTQFNEGELTEAVVASLERTPDPRAKFLLQELVKSLHDYVRRTELTFDEWAAAIDFLTRTGQTCTASRQEFILLSDVLGVSMLVDAINHRDRAGATETTVLGPFYVGEHKVTPHGTDISADLKGEKMFVQGRVTDLAGAPLAGAAVDVWHADDEGFYDSQRPSYESDGPSSRARFITDADGRFFFRTILPCSYPIPTDGPVGRMILETKRHPMRPAHVHFLVDAKGYEPLITHVFVGGDEYLDSDVVFGVKDELIAQVERRSDAVMPDGKLAIGPWHLMTYDFRMKPGAGVAPRPLGAIAPEPA; this comes from the coding sequence ATGACACAATTCAATGAAGGCGAGCTCACGGAGGCCGTCGTCGCGAGCCTCGAACGGACACCCGATCCGCGCGCGAAATTCCTGCTGCAGGAATTGGTGAAGTCGCTGCACGATTATGTGCGCCGGACGGAGCTCACTTTCGACGAATGGGCCGCCGCCATCGACTTTCTCACCCGCACCGGACAGACCTGCACCGCAAGCCGGCAGGAGTTCATCCTGCTGTCCGACGTGCTCGGCGTGTCGATGCTGGTCGACGCCATCAATCATCGCGACCGGGCAGGGGCGACGGAGACGACCGTACTCGGCCCGTTCTACGTCGGCGAGCACAAGGTGACGCCCCACGGCACCGACATCTCGGCGGATCTCAAGGGCGAGAAGATGTTCGTCCAGGGACGGGTGACCGATCTGGCGGGTGCCCCGCTGGCAGGCGCCGCGGTCGATGTCTGGCATGCCGACGACGAGGGCTTCTACGATTCGCAGCGGCCGTCCTATGAAAGCGATGGTCCGTCGTCGCGGGCGCGCTTCATCACCGATGCGGATGGCCGCTTTTTCTTCCGCACCATCCTGCCCTGCAGCTATCCGATCCCGACCGACGGTCCGGTGGGACGGATGATCCTCGAGACCAAGCGTCATCCGATGCGCCCGGCCCATGTGCATTTCCTGGTGGACGCCAAGGGCTACGAGCCGCTCATCACCCATGTCTTCGTCGGCGGCGACGAATATCTCGACAGCGACGTCGTCTTTGGCGTCAAGGACGAGCTCATCGCCCAGGTCGAGCGGCGCAGCGACGCTGTGATGCCGGACGGCAAGCTGGCCATCGGGCCATGGCACTTGATGACCTACGATTTCCGCATGAAGCCGGGAGCGGGCGTGGCGCCGAGGCCGCTTGGCGCGATCGCGCCTGAACCCGCCTGA
- a CDS encoding bifunctional protein-serine/threonine kinase/phosphatase, with amino-acid sequence MPLRITIGAHSDKGQKPGNQDFHGALIPDEPALSLKGIAIAIADGISSSEVSHIASESAVKSFLTDYYCTPDAWSVKTSARRVIAAANSWLYAQTRASQYAYDRDKGYVCTLSAVVIKAATAHLFHIGDCRIYRPAGHSLEQLTDDHRVIISSQQSYLGRALGVNPEVEIDYQAIRIERGDIFVLATDGVHEHVGKRFVANVLKENSHDLDQAARIIVAEALAQGSADNLTIQIVRIDELGAGDAAEIPVQAEQLPPAPVLDARMIFEGYRIVREIHASSRSHIYLAVDVETELAVALKVPSIDLRGDPAYLKRFLMEDWIARRIDNPHVLKAFPSTRRRDHLYVVTEFVEGQTLAQWMIDHPKADLDAVRDIIEQIARGLQALHRKEVLHQDLRPANIMIDRTGTVKIIDFGSVRVSGVVEADPAADHDSILGTQQYTAPEYFLGEGGSEWSDQFSLGVIAYQMLTGRLPYGAQMARARTRAQFRKVLYHPASGDDQTVPLWIDGALRRAVHPVAAKRYESLSEFVFDLRHPNPAYIGGGRTPLIERNPLLFWKATTALLAIAVIILLAARHGGW; translated from the coding sequence ATGCCATTGCGGATCACCATCGGAGCGCATTCCGACAAAGGGCAGAAGCCGGGCAACCAGGACTTCCACGGCGCACTGATTCCCGATGAGCCGGCGCTCAGCCTGAAGGGCATCGCGATCGCCATCGCGGACGGGATCAGCAGCAGCGAGGTCAGCCACATTGCGAGCGAGTCGGCGGTCAAGAGCTTCCTGACCGACTATTATTGTACGCCGGATGCCTGGTCGGTGAAGACCTCGGCGCGACGCGTGATCGCCGCGGCCAACTCCTGGCTCTACGCCCAGACCAGAGCCAGCCAATACGCCTATGACCGCGACAAGGGTTACGTCTGCACGCTCAGCGCGGTGGTGATCAAGGCGGCCACGGCGCATCTCTTCCATATCGGCGATTGTCGCATCTATCGCCCCGCAGGCCATTCGCTCGAACAGCTCACCGACGATCATCGCGTCATCATCTCGTCGCAGCAGAGCTATCTGGGGCGTGCGCTCGGGGTCAATCCCGAGGTCGAAATCGACTATCAGGCCATTCGGATCGAGCGCGGCGACATCTTCGTGCTCGCGACCGACGGCGTTCACGAACACGTGGGCAAGCGTTTTGTCGCCAACGTGTTGAAAGAGAATTCCCACGACCTCGACCAGGCGGCCCGTATCATCGTCGCTGAGGCGCTGGCGCAGGGCAGCGCGGACAATCTCACGATCCAGATCGTGCGGATCGACGAACTCGGTGCCGGCGATGCCGCCGAGATTCCGGTCCAGGCCGAGCAGCTGCCGCCGGCGCCGGTGCTGGACGCGCGGATGATCTTCGAGGGCTACCGGATCGTGCGCGAGATCCACGCCAGCAGCCGCAGCCACATCTATCTGGCCGTCGACGTCGAGACGGAGCTCGCCGTCGCCCTCAAGGTGCCTTCGATCGACCTGCGCGGCGACCCGGCCTATCTCAAACGGTTCCTGATGGAAGACTGGATTGCGCGGCGGATCGACAACCCGCACGTGCTGAAGGCCTTCCCATCGACGCGTCGCCGCGATCATCTCTACGTCGTCACCGAATTCGTCGAAGGCCAGACCCTGGCGCAATGGATGATCGACCATCCCAAAGCCGATCTCGATGCCGTCAGAGACATCATCGAGCAGATCGCCAGGGGGCTGCAGGCGCTGCATCGCAAGGAAGTGCTGCACCAGGATCTGCGGCCTGCAAACATCATGATCGACCGGACCGGGACGGTGAAGATCATCGATTTCGGATCGGTGCGCGTCAGCGGCGTGGTCGAGGCCGATCCGGCTGCCGACCACGACAGCATCCTCGGCACCCAGCAGTATACGGCGCCGGAATATTTTCTCGGCGAGGGCGGCTCCGAATGGTCCGACCAGTTCTCGCTCGGCGTGATCGCCTACCAGATGCTGACGGGCCGGCTGCCCTACGGCGCGCAGATGGCACGTGCACGAACCCGGGCGCAGTTTCGCAAGGTGCTTTATCACCCGGCCTCCGGCGATGACCAAACCGTCCCGCTCTGGATCGATGGCGCACTCCGGCGCGCCGTCCATCCCGTCGCCGCCAAACGTTACGAGAGCCTCTCGGAATTCGTCTTCGACCTTCGGCACCCCAATCCCGCCTATATCGGCGGCGGCCGGACGCCCCTGATCGAGCGCAATCCGCTGCTGTTCTGGAAGGCGACGACTGCGCTGCTCGCGATCGCAGTGATCATCCTGCTCGCGGCTCGCCACGGCGGCTGGTAG
- a CDS encoding formate/nitrite transporter family protein codes for MSYLAPSEFVTKMVDAGESKIFMSTRDTVIRAYMAGAILALAAWFAVTINVNTGQPIIGALLFPVGFCMLYLLGFDLLTGVFVLSPLALIDKRPGVTLAGVLRNWGLVFIGNFAGALTVAFMMAFVTTFGFTQEPDKVGAVIGNIGEGRTLGYAAHGAAGMATLFIRGMLCNWMVSTGVVGAMISTTVPGKVLAMWMPILVFFYMVFEHSVVNMFLFPSGLMLHAKFSIMDYLIWNEIPTVLGNLVGGLSFTGLTLYATHIRTQPKRDAKIAARVAA; via the coding sequence ATGTCGTACCTCGCGCCTTCAGAATTCGTGACCAAGATGGTGGACGCAGGCGAGTCCAAGATCTTCATGTCGACCCGGGACACCGTCATCCGCGCCTACATGGCTGGCGCGATCCTGGCGCTCGCGGCCTGGTTTGCCGTCACCATCAATGTGAACACAGGCCAGCCGATCATCGGCGCGCTGTTGTTTCCGGTCGGCTTCTGCATGCTCTATTTGCTGGGCTTCGATCTGCTGACCGGCGTGTTCGTGCTGTCGCCGCTGGCGCTCATCGACAAGCGTCCGGGCGTGACCCTCGCGGGCGTGCTGCGCAACTGGGGCCTCGTCTTCATCGGCAATTTCGCCGGAGCACTGACCGTTGCCTTCATGATGGCATTCGTGACCACGTTCGGCTTCACGCAGGAGCCGGACAAGGTCGGCGCTGTCATCGGCAATATCGGTGAAGGCAGGACGCTCGGCTACGCGGCGCATGGCGCGGCCGGCATGGCGACGCTGTTCATCCGCGGCATGCTGTGCAACTGGATGGTCTCCACCGGCGTGGTCGGCGCGATGATCTCGACGACGGTCCCGGGCAAGGTGCTGGCGATGTGGATGCCGATCCTGGTGTTCTTCTACATGGTGTTCGAGCATTCGGTGGTGAACATGTTCCTGTTTCCGTCGGGGCTGATGCTCCATGCGAAGTTCTCGATCATGGACTACCTGATCTGGAACGAGATCCCGACCGTGCTCGGCAATCTCGTCGGCGGTCTCTCGTTCACCGGCCTGACGCTCTATGCCACTCACATCAGGACGCAGCCGAAGCGTGATGCCAAGATCGCAGCCCGCGTCGCGGCCTGA